The Opitutales bacterium ASA1 genome window below encodes:
- a CDS encoding B12-binding domain-containing radical SAM protein: MPARVLLVSANTCNLPEAVFPLGLAHVSAALQQAGHETLWFDVQIPGATLADTLREFRPDAVGISLRNIDDVQMASQETYYDGVAGMCALVRAVARCPVVLGGSGFSMFPERLLAATGAEYGVVGAGEDAFPRLLEALARGEPPEDVPGVLSSRGGTPPSPSVSTLSIRCATDRPPEIVAHYLRHAGMLNLQTQRGCACRCCYCTYPLLEGRRRLGRDPREVAEEMASLAAAGARYVFVVDSIFNSSREHVLAICEAIVRRKPGVAWGCFLRPQGLDAEQARAMARAGLTHAEFGSDSFSDTVLRAYHKGFRFDDVLHSHRLLRDVRVSSCHFFIAGGPGETMETLEESLNNAELLEDTVIVPCVGMRIYPGTWLHRLALKEGRIDSETDLLRPVYYLAENLVLDRIESRLREHGRRAPHWMLRSDSGPFLTMVARLRDRGIAGPLWSYFSVLQRLTPSTGV, from the coding sequence ATGCCCGCCCGGGTCCTTCTCGTCAGCGCCAACACCTGCAACCTCCCCGAGGCGGTCTTCCCTCTCGGGCTCGCCCACGTCTCCGCCGCGTTGCAGCAGGCGGGTCACGAGACGCTGTGGTTCGACGTGCAGATCCCAGGCGCCACTCTCGCGGACACGCTGCGCGAGTTTCGCCCGGACGCGGTCGGCATCTCGCTGCGCAACATCGACGACGTGCAGATGGCGTCGCAGGAAACCTACTACGACGGCGTCGCCGGCATGTGCGCACTCGTGCGCGCGGTCGCCCGCTGTCCCGTAGTGCTCGGCGGCAGCGGTTTCTCCATGTTTCCCGAGCGTTTGCTCGCCGCCACCGGTGCCGAATACGGCGTCGTCGGCGCAGGCGAGGATGCGTTTCCTCGACTGCTCGAGGCGCTCGCTCGTGGCGAACCTCCGGAAGACGTGCCCGGCGTGCTCTCGTCTCGCGGCGGCACCCCGCCATCTCCTTCCGTATCCACCCTTTCGATACGCTGCGCGACCGATCGGCCTCCGGAGATCGTCGCCCACTACCTGCGCCACGCCGGCATGCTCAACCTTCAGACCCAGCGCGGGTGCGCCTGCCGCTGTTGTTACTGCACCTATCCCTTGCTCGAAGGTCGCCGCCGTCTCGGCCGCGATCCGCGAGAGGTGGCCGAAGAAATGGCCTCGCTCGCCGCCGCTGGCGCGCGCTACGTGTTCGTCGTCGATTCGATCTTCAACTCGTCGCGCGAGCACGTGCTCGCGATCTGCGAAGCCATCGTGCGTCGCAAACCCGGCGTGGCCTGGGGGTGTTTCCTTCGCCCGCAAGGACTCGACGCCGAGCAGGCTCGGGCGATGGCACGTGCCGGTCTCACGCACGCCGAGTTCGGTTCGGACAGTTTCTCCGACACGGTCCTGCGCGCCTACCACAAGGGCTTTCGCTTCGACGACGTCCTCCACTCGCACCGCTTGCTGCGCGACGTGCGCGTGAGCTCGTGTCACTTCTTCATCGCCGGCGGTCCAGGCGAGACGATGGAAACCCTCGAAGAGAGCCTGAACAACGCCGAGCTGCTCGAGGACACCGTGATCGTCCCGTGCGTCGGCATGCGCATCTACCCCGGCACGTGGCTGCATCGGCTCGCGCTGAAGGAGGGCCGCATCGACTCCGAGACCGATCTTCTCCGCCCCGTCTACTACCTCGCCGAGAACCTCGTGCTCGACAGGATCGAGTCACGCCTGCGCGAGCACGGGAGGCGTGCGCCGCACTGGATGTTGCGCTCCGACTCCGGTCCCTTTCTCACCATGGTCGCACGCCTCCGCGACCGCGGCATCGCCGGTCCGCTCTGGTCGTATTTCTCCGTGCTGCAACGTCTCACGCCGTCGACCGGAGTGTGA
- a CDS encoding tRNA-uridine aminocarboxypropyltransferase, whose protein sequence is MEVLTNHPPLLDRTVPRETCYRCFRPAAHCLCRGIQPLDTRTRFVLLMHPKEFKREKAATGHLTHVALANCEIVVDVSFEHNARLHALLADPRLFVVLLYPGPRALDLARGEPSAEVLRDRRLVVLVLDATWACARKMLRLSPVLHALPRVALAPSQPSRYRIKRQPQEGCLATIEAVHEVLLALARDGRDHYEDPALLPALFHRMQDFQIACAADPTRANHHHTRAVPDRGTFAPGSAPATKRRVFVRDR, encoded by the coding sequence GTGGAAGTACTGACGAACCACCCTCCGCTCCTCGATCGCACCGTGCCCCGCGAGACGTGTTACCGCTGCTTCCGGCCCGCCGCGCACTGCCTGTGCCGCGGCATCCAACCTTTGGATACACGGACCCGCTTCGTCCTCCTCATGCACCCGAAGGAGTTCAAGCGCGAGAAGGCCGCCACCGGGCACCTCACCCACGTCGCGCTCGCGAACTGCGAGATCGTCGTCGACGTGAGCTTCGAGCACAACGCACGGCTGCATGCGCTCCTCGCCGACCCGAGGTTGTTCGTGGTGCTGCTCTACCCGGGGCCTCGAGCGCTCGACCTCGCACGCGGCGAGCCTTCCGCGGAAGTCTTGCGCGATCGTCGACTCGTCGTGCTCGTGCTCGACGCCACGTGGGCCTGCGCGCGCAAGATGCTCCGCCTGAGCCCCGTGCTGCACGCGCTGCCACGCGTCGCGCTCGCACCGTCGCAACCGAGCCGCTACCGCATCAAGCGGCAGCCGCAGGAAGGTTGCCTCGCCACGATCGAAGCCGTTCACGAAGTGCTCCTCGCGCTCGCCCGCGATGGTCGCGACCACTACGAAGATCCCGCTCTTCTGCCCGCGCTCTTTCACCGCATGCAGGACTTCCAAATCGCGTGTGCCGCCGATCCCACGCGAGCGAACCACCACCACACCCGGGCGGTCCCCGACCGCGGCACTTTCGCGCCGGGAAGCGCGCCCGCGACGAAACGACGCGTCTTCGTCCGCGACCGGTGA
- a CDS encoding DUF4256 domain-containing protein, whose translation MKSPRTKKTLSTEQAEELLETLAARFEKHPQRHPDIDWPAVRARLEAAPEKLRSLAEMERTGGEPDVVAHDTKTGEYVFVDCAPQSPKGRYSLCYDRAALDARKQHKPDGCATDLAASMGVELLSEEDYFALQKLGEFDTKTSSWLLTPPDIRKLGGAIFGDRRFGRVFIYHNGAESYYNGRGFRAALRV comes from the coding sequence ATGAAGTCCCCCCGCACGAAGAAGACGCTGTCCACCGAACAAGCCGAAGAACTCCTCGAGACGCTCGCGGCTCGTTTCGAGAAACACCCGCAGCGGCACCCCGACATCGACTGGCCGGCAGTGCGCGCGCGACTCGAGGCTGCCCCCGAGAAGCTCCGCTCGCTGGCCGAAATGGAGCGCACCGGCGGCGAGCCGGACGTGGTCGCGCACGACACGAAGACCGGCGAGTACGTTTTCGTCGACTGCGCGCCGCAAAGCCCGAAGGGACGTTACAGCCTCTGCTACGATCGCGCCGCGCTGGATGCGCGCAAACAACACAAGCCCGACGGTTGCGCCACGGATCTCGCCGCATCCATGGGCGTCGAGTTGTTGTCGGAAGAGGATTACTTCGCGCTGCAGAAACTCGGCGAGTTCGACACGAAAACCTCGAGCTGGCTCCTCACGCCGCCCGACATCCGCAAGCTCGGCGGCGCGATCTTCGGCGACCGCCGCTTCGGCCGCGTCTTCATCTACCACAACGGCGCCGAGTCCTACTACAACGGCCGCGGCTTCCGCGCCGCACTCCGCGTCTGA
- a CDS encoding YbcC family protein, whose protein sequence is MVSAHTDASATPADAARAIACDRIAPIWPLDEFIAVNPWWGLTAEPLPRAAARLSVLGGTTPLMPRSWFRERLATVANRENLLAHALAEPGAPEVSAESAERWLAEELPAPLPRLRLATDLLDTAGDLPLEFSWKHCVVHEISQFCAARFDRGQSFWRPTDETSLYRAWRDLVVHERSNSLLTGANELPDLFRTLPTESGEVFAHARRTLDLRPAEAADYFHALLLSVHGWASWCAGERWRARLRGGDDTHLEELLAIRLGWEIVLAAVARSRGLWQSPAQQTSIAAMIAATETAQAPGWAWQRVLELSYRDGLVGKLAAAPGAAPTPRTRTAPALQAYFCIDVRSEVYRRALEAVSPEIETGGFAGFFGLPLAYRPLGVEEASARLPGLLAPGLDVVDRSAHGTDADADARLGEKRRDRLARGDLQRRLTATGTSAFPTVEALGLTYGWKLLADTLGKRPTAAGAAGLSATEAEGLIPTLAESPGAAPLDRVALARKVLHALSRTADFAPVVLLAGHGGESNNNPHQAGLDCGACCGHAGDVNARALAGLLNDPAVRAGLAAEGIEIPAATRFVAALHNTTTDAITLFDTRGLTPAQDAALTQVRDWLETASAACRAERAERIAFAAPPRAGGMLDLFRRRAADWAQTRPEWALANNASFIAAPRARTRGVDLGGRSFLHDYVWEADTGFGVLELILTAPVVVAHWINFQYYASTVDNLHFGSGNKVLHNVVGGTLGVFEGNGGDLRIGLPMQSLHDGRQWMHEPLRLQVVVEAPADAIDAIVARHAPLRHLLAHRWIHLARIDSASGAVAFWSLDGWIA, encoded by the coding sequence ATGGTCTCCGCCCACACCGACGCCTCCGCCACGCCCGCCGACGCCGCCCGCGCGATCGCCTGCGACCGCATCGCGCCGATCTGGCCGCTCGACGAGTTCATCGCGGTAAACCCTTGGTGGGGCCTCACCGCCGAGCCCCTCCCGCGCGCCGCCGCCCGGCTGAGCGTGCTCGGCGGCACGACGCCGCTCATGCCTCGTTCTTGGTTTCGCGAACGCCTCGCCACCGTCGCCAATCGGGAGAACCTTCTCGCTCACGCCCTCGCGGAGCCCGGTGCGCCCGAGGTCTCCGCCGAATCGGCCGAGCGCTGGCTCGCGGAAGAGTTGCCCGCCCCGCTCCCGCGCTTGCGCCTCGCGACCGACCTGCTCGACACCGCCGGCGACCTACCGCTCGAGTTCTCGTGGAAACATTGCGTCGTGCACGAGATCAGCCAGTTCTGCGCGGCCCGATTCGACCGAGGGCAGTCTTTCTGGCGACCGACGGACGAGACCTCGCTTTACCGTGCTTGGCGTGACCTCGTCGTGCACGAGCGCAGCAACAGTCTCTTGACCGGCGCGAACGAGCTGCCCGACCTTTTCCGTACCCTCCCGACCGAGAGCGGCGAGGTCTTCGCCCACGCGCGGCGCACGCTCGACCTGCGGCCGGCGGAGGCGGCGGACTACTTCCACGCCCTCCTCCTCAGCGTCCACGGCTGGGCTTCCTGGTGCGCGGGCGAACGCTGGCGGGCGCGCCTGCGGGGCGGCGACGACACCCACCTCGAGGAGCTGCTCGCGATCCGCCTCGGCTGGGAGATCGTGCTCGCCGCCGTCGCCCGCTCCCGCGGCCTGTGGCAATCGCCCGCCCAGCAGACCTCCATCGCCGCGATGATCGCCGCGACCGAGACCGCGCAGGCCCCCGGCTGGGCCTGGCAGCGCGTGCTCGAGCTGTCCTACCGCGACGGCCTCGTCGGCAAGCTCGCCGCCGCCCCCGGCGCCGCGCCCACCCCCCGCACGCGCACGGCCCCGGCGCTGCAGGCCTACTTTTGCATCGATGTGCGGTCCGAGGTCTACCGGCGCGCCCTCGAGGCGGTCTCGCCCGAGATCGAGACGGGCGGCTTTGCGGGCTTTTTCGGCCTGCCCCTGGCCTACCGGCCGCTCGGGGTCGAGGAGGCCAGCGCCCGCCTGCCCGGCCTGCTCGCCCCCGGTCTGGACGTCGTCGACCGCTCCGCCCACGGCACCGATGCCGACGCCGACGCCCGGCTCGGGGAGAAACGCCGCGACCGCCTCGCCCGGGGCGACCTCCAGCGGCGCCTCACCGCCACCGGCACCAGCGCCTTCCCCACCGTCGAGGCGCTCGGCCTGACCTACGGCTGGAAGCTCCTCGCCGACACCCTCGGCAAGCGCCCGACCGCAGCCGGCGCCGCCGGACTCTCCGCCACGGAGGCCGAGGGCCTCATCCCCACCCTCGCAGAGAGTCCCGGGGCGGCCCCGCTCGACCGCGTCGCCCTCGCGCGCAAGGTCCTCCACGCCCTCTCGCGCACGGCCGACTTCGCACCCGTCGTCCTGCTCGCCGGACACGGCGGCGAGAGCAACAACAACCCCCACCAGGCCGGCCTCGACTGCGGCGCCTGCTGCGGACACGCCGGCGATGTGAACGCCCGGGCCCTCGCCGGACTGCTCAACGACCCGGCCGTGCGCGCCGGCCTCGCCGCCGAAGGCATTGAGATCCCCGCCGCCACGCGCTTCGTCGCCGCCCTCCACAACACCACGACCGACGCGATCACGCTCTTCGACACGCGGGGACTCACCCCGGCGCAGGACGCCGCTCTCACCCAGGTGCGCGACTGGCTCGAAACCGCCTCCGCCGCCTGCCGCGCCGAGCGGGCTGAACGCATCGCCTTCGCCGCCCCGCCCCGGGCCGGCGGCATGCTCGACCTCTTCCGCCGCCGGGCCGCCGACTGGGCCCAGACCCGGCCGGAATGGGCCCTGGCGAACAACGCGAGCTTCATCGCCGCCCCCCGCGCCCGCACCCGCGGCGTGGACCTCGGCGGGCGCAGCTTCCTCCACGACTACGTCTGGGAGGCCGACACGGGCTTCGGCGTGCTCGAGCTCATCCTCACCGCGCCGGTCGTGGTCGCGCACTGGATCAACTTCCAGTACTACGCCTCGACGGTGGACAACCTCCACTTCGGCAGCGGCAACAAGGTGCTCCACAACGTCGTCGGCGGCACGCTCGGGGTCTTTGAGGGCAATGGCGGCGACCTGCGCATCGGTCTGCCCATGCAGTCGCTCCACGACGGCAGGCAGTGGATGCACGAGCCGCTCCGCCTCCAGGTCGTGGTCGAGGCCCCGGCCGACGCGATCGACGCCATCGTCGCCCGCCACGCCCCCCTGCGCCACCTCCTCGCCCACCGCTGGATCCACCTCGCGCGGATCGACTCGGCGAGCGGCGCGGTCGCGTTCTGGTCCTTGGACGGTTGGATCGCCTGA
- a CDS encoding NADH-quinone oxidoreductase subunit L — protein METLDSPLAFGGALAAALVPLLWLAGALRPGNAKTGFGLGLVGAATLVLSLASAAASIVLPAMAVVPDAWVRHDSVSRGMLALITLLGWILVRFSKVYLEGDSGRDRFLRWMAATLASVSALVVANHLVVFGAAWIATSMCLHKLLVFYADRPIAQLAAHKKFLVSRTAEMLLVAGFVFLASTYDSLWLGEILAAAQGQPLPATASTALVLLALAAILKCAQLPFHGWLIQVMETPTPVSALLHAGIINLGGFLLISFAPLLDAADGARWLLVAVGGTTAAVAGLITMTRVSVKVGLAWSTCAQMGFMLLECGLGLYELALLHLFAHSLYKAHAFLSAGRTVTATVERHWAHLPQVHRVGRWLVATAAGLLIALGTSAVLGLWAHATPALVATLWILGLGLATILGEALARRRGGLMARAAGTAVVLGLLYGLWHTLFAAWIPAGALSAAAVGPAVLAALLLTVPYVAYVAVRVGPPRFLRETVYAYLYHGLYLDDAFTRLVFSLWPPKSGESRTADGAVPVSSTASAS, from the coding sequence ATGGAAACACTCGACTCCCCCCTCGCTTTCGGCGGCGCGCTTGCCGCCGCCCTCGTCCCGTTGCTCTGGCTCGCCGGTGCGTTGCGCCCGGGCAATGCGAAGACCGGTTTTGGCCTCGGCCTGGTTGGTGCCGCCACCCTCGTCCTCTCACTAGCGTCCGCAGCGGCGAGCATCGTCCTGCCGGCTATGGCGGTCGTGCCCGATGCTTGGGTCCGGCACGATTCGGTGAGCCGCGGCATGTTGGCGCTGATCACCTTGCTCGGGTGGATCCTCGTCCGCTTCTCGAAGGTGTATCTCGAGGGCGACTCGGGAAGGGACCGTTTCTTGCGGTGGATGGCGGCGACCCTCGCGAGCGTTTCGGCTCTGGTCGTGGCAAACCACCTCGTGGTCTTCGGCGCAGCTTGGATCGCGACGAGCATGTGCCTGCACAAACTCCTCGTCTTCTATGCGGACCGGCCGATCGCTCAGCTCGCGGCGCACAAGAAGTTTCTCGTCAGCCGGACCGCCGAGATGCTGCTCGTCGCCGGATTCGTCTTCCTCGCATCGACCTACGACAGCCTCTGGCTCGGTGAGATCTTGGCTGCCGCGCAGGGCCAGCCGCTTCCCGCCACGGCGTCGACCGCGCTCGTTCTGCTCGCCCTCGCTGCGATCCTGAAGTGCGCGCAACTGCCCTTCCACGGCTGGCTCATCCAGGTGATGGAGACGCCCACCCCGGTCTCGGCCCTCCTCCACGCCGGCATCATCAACCTCGGCGGCTTCCTCCTCATCTCCTTTGCCCCCCTCCTCGATGCGGCCGACGGGGCGCGCTGGCTGCTCGTCGCGGTCGGTGGCACGACCGCCGCGGTCGCGGGCCTCATCACCATGACCCGCGTGAGCGTGAAGGTCGGGCTCGCCTGGTCGACCTGCGCGCAGATGGGCTTCATGCTGCTCGAGTGCGGCCTCGGCCTCTACGAACTGGCCCTCCTCCACCTCTTCGCCCACTCGCTCTACAAGGCCCACGCCTTTCTCTCCGCCGGCCGCACGGTCACGGCCACGGTCGAGCGCCACTGGGCCCACCTGCCCCAGGTCCACCGGGTGGGGCGCTGGCTCGTGGCGACGGCGGCGGGCCTGCTCATCGCCCTCGGCACGAGCGCGGTCCTGGGCCTGTGGGCGCATGCCACGCCGGCCCTCGTCGCGACCCTTTGGATCCTCGGGCTCGGACTCGCCACGATCCTCGGCGAGGCGCTCGCCCGCCGACGGGGCGGTCTGATGGCCCGGGCCGCTGGCACCGCGGTCGTCCTCGGCCTGCTCTACGGGCTGTGGCACACGCTCTTTGCCGCCTGGATTCCGGCGGGCGCGCTCTCCGCCGCCGCCGTCGGGCCCGCCGTGCTCGCCGCCCTGCTGCTCACCGTCCCTTATGTCGCCTATGTCGCCGTGCGGGTCGGGCCGCCGCGCTTCCTCCGCGAGACCGTCTACGCCTACCTCTACCACGGCCTGTATCTCGACGACGCCTTCACCCGGCTCGTCTTTTCCCTCTGGCCACCGAAGTCCGGCGAAAGCCGCACCGCCGACGGCGCCGTCCCCGTTTCCTCCACCGCTTCCGCTTCCTGA
- a CDS encoding LysR family transcriptional regulator, which produces MNVSTRLNFHHLHYFWFVVRQGRLTQAARLLRVSQSALSTQIRQLEESLGQRLFDRVGRRLVLTEAGRIAFSYADEIFRKGEELSALLAQGIGPERQVVRIGAVATQSRNFQEAFLKPVLDRGDTYLTLRSGRLEELLTQLASHQIDLVLSNVPVQADDEHPWRCRRIARQQVSVIGQPRAGGEPFRLPDDLRGARLLVPGVRSEIRPAFDLLCEHWHLRPTIAAEVDDMAMLRLLARDTDALAVMPQVVVRDEIAAGRLVEHARLPGLFENFYAITIRRHFEHSHIRQLLERTEADPLFLAPEDGPSE; this is translated from the coding sequence ATGAACGTTTCGACCCGCCTCAACTTCCACCATCTCCACTACTTTTGGTTCGTCGTGCGGCAGGGCCGATTGACGCAGGCGGCCCGGCTCCTCCGCGTCTCGCAATCGGCCCTCTCGACCCAGATCCGCCAGCTGGAGGAGTCCCTCGGGCAGCGCTTGTTCGACCGGGTGGGCCGGCGTCTCGTCCTCACCGAGGCGGGCCGCATCGCGTTTTCCTACGCCGACGAGATCTTTCGCAAGGGCGAGGAGCTCAGCGCACTTCTCGCTCAAGGCATCGGGCCGGAGCGGCAAGTCGTGCGCATCGGGGCGGTCGCGACGCAGTCGAGAAACTTCCAAGAAGCGTTCCTCAAGCCCGTCCTCGACCGGGGAGACACCTACCTCACGCTCCGCTCCGGGCGCTTGGAAGAACTGCTCACGCAACTAGCCAGCCACCAGATCGACTTGGTCCTCTCCAACGTACCGGTGCAGGCGGACGACGAGCACCCGTGGCGCTGCCGGCGCATCGCCCGCCAGCAGGTCAGCGTGATCGGACAGCCGCGCGCGGGCGGAGAGCCGTTTCGCCTGCCCGACGACCTGCGCGGAGCGCGCCTCCTCGTGCCGGGAGTGCGCAGCGAGATCCGTCCCGCCTTCGACCTGCTTTGCGAACACTGGCACCTGCGCCCGACGATCGCCGCGGAGGTGGACGACATGGCGATGCTGCGCCTGCTCGCGCGCGATACCGACGCGCTCGCCGTCATGCCGCAGGTCGTCGTGCGCGACGAGATCGCGGCCGGCCGACTCGTCGAGCACGCACGCTTGCCGGGGCTCTTCGAGAACTTCTACGCCATCACCATCCGCCGTCACTTCGAGCACTCCCACATCCGCCAACTCCTCGAACGCACCGAGGCGGATCCGCTCTTCCTCGCCCCCGAAGACGGTCCCTCGGAGTGA